One region of Oxalobacteraceae bacterium OTU3CAMAD1 genomic DNA includes:
- a CDS encoding NAD(P)(+) transhydrogenase (Re/Si-specific) subunit beta: MNFISMNLVTMMYLIASVCFIQALKGLSSPGTARTGNAFGMSGMAIAVVTTIALILKLRADAVAAGVGSGGGMGLGLVLVGVVVGGGIGAVLAKKVEMTKMPELVAAMHSLIGLAAVCIAVAAVSEPHAFGIAAVGTPLPFGNRIELFIGTFVGAITFSGSVIAFGKLSGKYKFRLFQGAPVSFAGQHMLNLILAIVMVGLGLVFCFAGGVEPAWTPFLVMTAIAFVLGVLIIIPIGGADMPVVVSMLNSYSGWAAAGIGFSLNNAMLIIAGSLVGSSGAILSYIMCKAMNRSFFNVILGGFGGVPAEAGGGGAKEQRPVKSGSADDASFIMANAESVIIVPGYGLAVARAQHSLKELVEKLTHKGVSVKYAIHPVAGRMPGHMNVLLAEAEVPYDQVFEMEDINGEFGQTDVVLILGANDVVNPAAKDPKSPIAGMPILEAYKAKSIIVNKRSMASGYAGLDNELFYQANTMMVFGDAKKVIEDMVKAVE; this comes from the coding sequence ATGAACTTCATCTCCATGAACCTGGTGACGATGATGTATCTCATCGCGTCGGTGTGCTTCATCCAGGCGCTCAAAGGGCTGTCGTCGCCGGGCACGGCGCGCACCGGCAACGCCTTCGGCATGTCGGGCATGGCGATCGCGGTGGTGACGACGATCGCGTTGATCCTCAAGCTGCGCGCGGACGCCGTTGCTGCGGGTGTAGGGTCGGGCGGCGGCATGGGCCTCGGCCTGGTGCTTGTCGGCGTGGTGGTCGGCGGCGGCATCGGCGCGGTGCTGGCCAAAAAAGTCGAGATGACCAAGATGCCGGAACTGGTGGCGGCGATGCACTCGCTGATCGGCCTCGCGGCGGTGTGTATTGCGGTGGCGGCGGTGTCCGAGCCGCACGCCTTCGGCATCGCGGCCGTCGGCACACCGCTGCCGTTCGGGAACCGCATCGAACTGTTCATCGGCACCTTCGTTGGGGCCATCACCTTCTCCGGATCGGTGATCGCCTTCGGCAAGCTGTCGGGCAAATACAAGTTCCGCCTGTTTCAGGGCGCGCCGGTCAGCTTCGCCGGCCAGCACATGCTTAACCTGATCCTGGCCATCGTCATGGTCGGCCTCGGGCTGGTGTTCTGCTTTGCCGGCGGTGTCGAGCCGGCGTGGACGCCGTTCCTGGTCATGACCGCGATCGCCTTCGTGCTGGGCGTGTTGATCATCATCCCGATCGGCGGCGCCGACATGCCGGTGGTGGTGTCGATGCTGAACTCCTACTCCGGCTGGGCGGCGGCGGGCATCGGCTTCTCGCTCAATAACGCGATGTTGATCATCGCCGGTTCGCTGGTCGGTTCGTCCGGCGCGATCCTGTCGTATATCATGTGCAAGGCGATGAACCGCTCGTTCTTCAACGTGATTTTGGGCGGCTTCGGCGGCGTGCCGGCGGAGGCGGGCGGCGGCGGGGCCAAGGAGCAGCGGCCGGTCAAATCGGGATCGGCGGACGACGCCTCCTTCATCATGGCCAACGCGGAGAGCGTGATCATCGTACCGGGCTACGGCCTGGCGGTGGCGCGGGCGCAGCACTCGCTCAAGGAACTGGTCGAGAAGCTGACGCACAAGGGCGTGAGCGTCAAGTATGCGATCCACCCGGTGGCGGGGCGCATGCCGGGCCACATGAACGTGCTGCTGGCCGAGGCCGAGGTGCCGTACGACCAGGTGTTCGAGATGGAGGACATCAACGGCGAATTCGGACAGACTGACGTGGTGCTGATTCTGGGTGCGAACGACGTGGTCAACCCGGCCGCCAAGGATCCCAAATCGCCGATCGCCGGCATGCCGATCCTGGAGGCGTACAAGG
- a CDS encoding NAD(P) transhydrogenase subunit alpha: MEVSHTIINLIIFVLAIYVGYHVVWTVTPALHTPLMAVTNAVSAIIIVGAMLAASLTEGVIGQVAGTVAVALAAVNVFGGFLVTQRMLEMFRKKEPKAKPGDHA; the protein is encoded by the coding sequence ATGGAAGTCAGCCACACCATCATCAATCTCATCATCTTCGTGCTGGCGATCTACGTCGGCTACCACGTGGTCTGGACCGTCACGCCGGCGCTGCACACGCCGCTGATGGCGGTGACCAACGCCGTCTCGGCGATCATCATCGTCGGCGCCATGCTGGCAGCCTCGCTCACCGAGGGCGTGATCGGGCAGGTCGCGGGAACAGTCGCCGTGGCGCTGGCCGCCGTCAACGTGTTTGGCGGCTTCCTGGTCACCCAGCGCATGCTGGAGATGTTCCGCAAGAAGGAGCCGAAGGCCAAGCCGGGAGATCACGCATGA
- a CDS encoding Re/Si-specific NAD(P)(+) transhydrogenase subunit alpha, whose amino-acid sequence MRISVPAETRPGETRVAATPETVKKLAAKHEVLVQSGAGLAASVTDEAYVAAGARIVDAAEAYGADVVLKVRAPNAEERTQIKPGTVVIGMLNPFDADNNAAMATAGLQAFALEAVPRITRAQSMDVLSSQANIAGYKAVLVAANTYQRFMPMLMTAAGTVKAARVLIMGVGVAGLQAIATAKRLGAVIEASDVRPPVKEQVESLGAKFIDVPFITDEEKEIAQGVGGYARPMPADWMRRQAELVHERAKLADIIITTALIPGRPAPVLISEETVKAMKPGSVIVDLAVSQGGNCPLSELNKTVVKHGVHIVGEPDLATLVAADASALYARNVLDFLKLIIDKEDKLVIDREDEIIKATLLCAGGELLRK is encoded by the coding sequence ATGAGAATAAGCGTACCGGCCGAGACAAGGCCGGGGGAGACCCGGGTCGCAGCCACACCCGAAACAGTCAAGAAGCTGGCGGCCAAACACGAGGTGCTGGTGCAATCGGGCGCCGGGCTGGCCGCCTCGGTCACCGACGAGGCCTATGTGGCCGCCGGCGCGCGCATCGTCGACGCGGCCGAGGCCTACGGGGCCGACGTGGTGCTCAAGGTGCGCGCCCCCAATGCCGAAGAACGAACGCAAATCAAGCCGGGCACCGTGGTGATCGGCATGCTCAACCCCTTCGACGCCGACAACAACGCCGCGATGGCCACGGCGGGACTGCAAGCCTTCGCGCTCGAGGCGGTGCCGCGCATCACGCGCGCGCAGTCGATGGACGTGCTGTCCTCGCAGGCCAACATCGCCGGCTACAAGGCGGTGCTGGTGGCGGCCAACACCTACCAGCGCTTCATGCCGATGCTGATGACGGCCGCCGGCACGGTCAAGGCGGCGCGGGTGCTGATCATGGGCGTGGGCGTGGCCGGGCTGCAGGCCATCGCCACGGCCAAGCGGCTCGGCGCCGTCATCGAGGCGTCCGACGTGCGCCCGCCGGTCAAGGAGCAGGTCGAATCCCTGGGCGCGAAGTTCATCGACGTGCCCTTCATCACCGACGAGGAAAAAGAGATCGCGCAGGGCGTGGGCGGCTATGCGCGGCCGATGCCGGCCGACTGGATGCGCCGCCAGGCGGAGCTGGTGCACGAACGCGCCAAGCTGGCCGACATCATCATCACCACCGCGCTGATCCCGGGGCGCCCGGCGCCGGTGCTGATCTCCGAGGAGACGGTCAAGGCGATGAAGCCCGGTTCCGTGATCGTCGACCTGGCCGTGTCGCAGGGCGGCAACTGCCCGCTGTCGGAGCTCAATAAAACGGTGGTCAAGCACGGCGTGCACATTGTCGGCGAGCCAGATCTGGCGACCCTGGTGGCGGCCGACGCCTCCGCCCTGTATGCGCGCAACGTGCTCGATTTCCTCAAGCTGATCATCGACAAGGAAGACAAATTGGTGATCGACCGCGAGGACGAGATCATCAAGGCGACCCTGCTGTGCGCCGGCGGCGAACTCTTAAGAAAATAA
- a CDS encoding NUDIX hydrolase has protein sequence MPRIWKPSVTVAAIVEKDGKFLLIEEETSDGIRINQPAGHLDPHESLEQAVIRETLEETAYDFTPTALVGMYMSRYTSNRTGEEVTYLRFTFCGTPGAQHDRPLDEGILRTMWLTRDELAACADRHRSPTVLQCVDEYLAGRRAPLELIQTHASVFKEAVSTANG, from the coding sequence ATGCCGCGTATCTGGAAACCCTCTGTTACTGTTGCCGCCATCGTCGAAAAAGATGGCAAATTCCTGCTGATCGAAGAAGAGACCAGCGACGGCATCCGCATCAACCAGCCGGCCGGCCACCTCGACCCGCACGAATCGCTCGAGCAGGCCGTGATCCGCGAGACGCTCGAGGAGACGGCGTACGACTTCACGCCGACGGCGCTGGTGGGCATGTACATGTCGCGCTACACCTCCAACCGCACCGGCGAGGAAGTGACGTATTTGCGCTTCACGTTCTGCGGCACGCCCGGCGCGCAGCACGACCGCCCGCTTGACGAGGGCATCCTGCGCACGATGTGGCTCACGCGCGACGAGCTGGCCGCCTGCGCCGACCGTCACCGCAGCCCCACCGTGCTGCAATGCGTCGATGAATACCTGGCCGGGCGCCGCGCCCCGCTGGAACTGATACAAACACACGCCTCCGTGTTCAAGGAGGCGGTGAGCACCGCTAATGGATAG